The DNA sequence TATCCGCGTGGATTCGGAACTGGTGGATTTCGCCAAAAGCCGGGCTGCCTCTTATCGCCCCTCTTACGGTATCTCCGATGAATGGACCAAAGAAGGCCCCCCAGCGGCATCCATGGCTGAGCTATCAACATTCTGGGCCGAACACTATAACTGGTCGGAAGTAGAAGACCGTATGAACAAGCGTGATCACTTCTCGGTTGTGATTCCTGGTGCAGCAGGTTATACTGGCGATATCCCCATTCATTTTGTGCACCACCGTTCTATGAATGATAGTGCCAtccctcttctacttctccACGGCTGGTCATCGACTCATCTGGAATGGGACAAGATCATTGATCCTCTCGCTCAATTGTTCCACCTCGTCACCCCTGACCTCCCTGGTTATGGTTTCAGCCCGGCACCTACGGAGAGTGGAATGGATGCTCGAACCATGGGTGCCGCTTATGATGTGCTCATGAAAGAGCTTGGTTATGGAACTTATGGTGTGGTGGGCACGGATGTTGGATACTTCGTTTCcagctggatgatgtcaGACGTGCCTGATAGCATCATCGGACACTTCTTAGACTTTATGCTCGTGCCGCCAACGCAAGACGACATCGATCGGTATTCTGGGAATCAGACGACACCAGAAGAGAATGCATACCTTGGATCCTTCACTGCGTTTGAATCAGACCACTCTGTGTATTCTGCCGTGCAGGCTCAGAAGCCATTGGCCTTGAGTCTCTCAATGGGTGACAGTCCCGTTGGGTTTGCCGGCTGGCTATGGGACCTGAAATACGCCGGCAGCGATGGATACCAGTATACAATGGAGGAACTCATTACGGAAGCATTCACGTTGTGGATACAGGCGCCTTACGGTGCGATGCGATCCTACCTGGAAACGCTGATTGTAAGCCTTGGACATACCACCAGCGGTTCAAAAAGTTGGAATAAGTAGTTGCTGATGTCTTTCGATCGATGATAGCCTACGAGCGGGGGAGTCGACTTTCCCTCATATAGGGTGCCAACGGGCTTAGTCCAATGGGGCAACCAACACGGGCCTTTCCCTGAACTTGCTTCATTCCCTTTAGCGGTAAGAGATACTCCGAGAAGACAGCCTCCTGTCATTGACCTTGAAATTAACATCTTGACTCACAGCCTCGATCATGGGCCGAGCGTCAGGCAACCAACCTTGTTTATTTCAAGCGACATGCCTTCGGAGGGCACTTTCCGGCTCAAAGTAACTGGCACCTATATGCTGCGCATTTGCGAGAGTTCTTTGATTGTCTAAATGGGGTCGAAACGCTACCTGCCTGATTCGCGAGGAAAAATCAAGCAGCCATCATGGTATGTCTATTGGTGACCTAGCGGCGTCCTTCTACGGTGGGATATTATCGAGAAATTGCAAAATCCGCCAAACACACCAGGGTCGCACAACACAACACTTGAGGACCTCGATCTCATCTGCCTGACCTTCGAGGCTTATTTTTGTGGTAAATTAATTATCTTGTGGCCAGTCTTTGAggtcatcgtcttcatcggcTGTGTACAGTGATTGCCCAAGGTTTACAAGCGTTCAAATTAGCTCTTCAAAGCagataaagaaataaacatgATGCTGCATCAGAGCCAGGAAGAGCGTTAAAAATTGTCTGGCACAACTCTCGTCAGACGTAAGAATATGCCCTAATTTTGAGCCCTACGGACCTTAAATCACACCAACCCAAAATCTAGAGAACCAAAGCTTTTCCGACTCTCTCACGTCCCTCCAATGCGCAACACTCTAAGCCCTCTTGCCCGATTCTCGAACATCCTGTAAGGTGCCAAATTGATGCATGGTAAATCTCCAGTTCCCTCTCTCCCAGACGGTATCGAACTTCGGTATCGaacttcattcttctccaaataGAGATTTCTGACCTCGCAGGTTACTCTAGTTAGAGTAGCCATCACAGTCAGGTGAATTGGCTGACACGGGTCATTGTAACTTCGGATTGCGGCGGCTTCGCTCGACAATAAACTTCTTGGGCAGTGAGGCTGGCAAACAATTCTGACGTGTTAGATCAGCCGATTTCATGAATCACTGTCAAGTGAGAGGACATATCAAGGCGTTTAGCTAGTGCTGTCACTTCACTGTCTACCGTCTACCACCTAACTCCGGATAGGGACATCTTGCTGGGTTGGTTCAAAGGACTACAGGAGAACAATAATGATAATATTACTATCATATCCTACTTTATTAGATAcataatattctatatagtTCTTTACACCTCTCAATTAGACTTACAATTCGAGGATAGACTAATGCACTAAGTATTTATATCTCATgcccactcgaccaaaatgccatggGCATCATGGTCGCGCCGTGACCACCTTATCCGAGACATTTCATATACAGACTGCGAATTCATTCTATTAATACGTTGACGAACTATTACAAGGGACCGCACGTCACGATGATATTGGGCGGAGGAATGGTATTAGCTGTCCGTGGAACACCTTCGGGCTTACTTTAAGAGTCGAGACACCGAAACCAGTATACTCcaggaagatatcatcaGTATTTCAACACATAGAAGCTCGTAGAAACGCCCCGACCTTCCAATAATATTAACTGACAGCTACTAGTGATTTTCTCTCACCTGCAAAATGTGAGCCAGCGCCCATTCCTGGTCATTGGCGTACGGGTCTAGATAGTGACCTTTACGTCCGTCAACAGTAGTGGGATAGATAAAAGCACAATGACCTCGTCCCTCCTCTGTGAAGAGAGCGAGGTTTGCTCGTAGAATACCCTCAGCACGGGTCTTATACGTCTTGTTTTCAGTAGCATTTGCATAATGATGCATTGCGATACCGGTCAGAGTACTCCAGTAGTGAGGAAACGTGTCACCCCACATCCGATCCTTTCCGAACCAATATCCATCCCAGTGGCGAATTGCAATATCGTGAAGATGATAATCCGGCTGTCGGCCTCCGAATGCTTCGAGACGATCAAAATGAGCATGAGCGGCCTCCAGCCAGGACTTGGCTCCGGTGGATCGGTACAACTCTAGTAAGATAATAGCAGCAGGGGCAACTATCGATTGCTCATAGTTCACTTCTGACGAGGGATAGTTTTGTCCAATCTTGGCGATTTGTTTGCCATGGGCCGTAAACAGTTGTAGCGCGCGCTGATATGCATCCCTATATCCGTATGCCTTTAGAAAGGTGAGACTTTCGAAGATAGGCAAACCAATGGAATAATGAGTCTCCCCTCCTTCCGTGTAAAAGCGTTCCATGGTAGACATTAAACGCTCCACCGGTGTAGCAGTATAATTCCCATGACTTGTTACAGCCTCGTTTCCCAGCTTCGCCATagcaagatgaagttgcATCACCCATGGCCAGTCATACAAACGGAGAGATGCTGTTTTAGACCCAATCGGCCAGTCATAAACGTAGCCTGATGGATCTTGgagcttgttgttgacatAGTTATAATAAATCCGAAGAGACTTCTCAACGTCTACGTCAGAATGGTTTAGGAGCCATCGGGCTACTAATACGCCCATCCCGACGCGTTCTCGACCTGTATTCCTATCGGATGCAGTCTCAAAACTTGCTATGCCTTCCATCTGGTTATCATAGACCGCATATGCGCCTGCCTTTGACCTGTCGGGGAAGGATGCGTTTAGCTGTTGTTTCGTGGTAATAAACTTAACGCGGTTGGCAATAATCTGATCAATGTCCTGCACGGTATTTAGGACGACAGTAGCATTGTTTTCACGGTCACCCTTCCTCAGGGTAAACGTTAATTGCCTCTCGCCGGCCTTGTCTGCTTGTACCGAGGTTGAATACAAGCCCGTTTCCCTATGAAGTGGGAGATCAACTCCATTGAAGGAGATACTGTCTCCAGGTCGCCCAAATACTGTCAAATTGACAGTGTCACCTTCAACCGCCGTCCAAGGTGATGCTTCGATATGGATAAAATGATCTGATCGTTTGAGACTCTGCTCAAAAAAGTCTTGCCAATCATCATGCCAGAACATGGTCCAACAGATCTGACTTGTCTCCTTACTCTGGAGACTCGGCACCTTAGGATGTATAAGAAAGAAGCCTCGAGTGTTAGATAATGTCACCGTATTCCGCGACTCCACACTATAACCTGACAATGCCCCTTCCGTgagaacaaggccaagatGAGGTCCTCGCAGACCCATTCGTGTCAGCTTGACCCATGACGAGCTCTCACCAGAGGCCCAGATGTGGGCGTGAGCCCGGTGCTCCAGAACATCTTCTGTGGAGGTATAATGATCATTGAAAGGGAGGTAAATTCCCAGCGACTCAGACCCAACATCACTAAGATTCAGCGCATCGTCACCAGTGTTAAGAAACGAATAGCATTCCTGGAAGCTCTTGGAAGATGTGTCTATCCATCTGGTAACGCTAACATTTAGCTTGTCCATTGCGTAGGATGCAGTCATGTGGTCATCTCCGAGCGTGAGGTCAGGCTTGTTCCAAAATGCGCGGTTGAGATCACCTAGATCTGCATAGCCTAGTCCCCATCTGCTACCGAGAGGCTGCCAAGGTGCGTTGTCTGGTCCACTGATCCAACTCATGGAGGCATTATCGCTTGGGTTCACGATGGAAAGCACAGCCCCGGTATCAGGATCAACCCCAATTCGGAAGTCTTGCGATTGTATATACTGTACGCTAGCAGCCGCAAGAGTGCCAGTGGCGTATACAAGAAATGCCAAGGAAAGcatttttttctcttgattgTTGGGGTAGGTTGGGCAAAATTTAGCAAGTGTACATGGGACTGCGGTTCCACTTTATTAGATTAGCCCGGGGTAATAAAGTACTACCTCGGACGTCCTTAGATAGGCATACCGAGAGCCTGGGATTTTAACTCAGACATCCACCTGAATTCTCGTCGAATAACGAAAAGTGCAATAACCGAACACTCGTTGAACGGTATATATTGAGGATGGCCATAATGTGGAGAGCTCGGTATGATATAGTCCGAGAAATGAGGGGTCAGACTAGATCAAGAGATGGGATCGACATGTAAGCTTGGCGGGATATCTCGCGACCCAACAGCTATCGCTAAGGACAATGAAATGTGCCACCCGTGTCTACACTGGGACACCTATAGTTTATGACCTTGATGTCCGAGCAACAAGGCGATAGCCCTCTGGGCACTGGTATAAATACGCAAGGCATTTATCATGCTGCGAGACAGAGTTATTCACTGGTAGTACTTCCCATCTTGAAGCGCCTAGCCACACCGGTTCCAGCATTTAAGACCTAGGTGTGAGTACCATTCAGAGGGGCTCTATTTCTCTGTGGAGCGCTGTAACACTCGACCTGACTCTGGTATAACAGTCCGCGGTCGCCAGTCGACGTACTTAAACTTCACTTGAAACACTttcccaagcttctcgaGCGGAATGGGGGTGTGATCACCTGGGTCCATAGCATTCTTCGTGTCAGGGTAGGTTAGCTCAGACCGCTGCCGATAGGGCACGTTGTAATGGACTGGGTACTGTCCATCAGTCTTGAATATAGCTCTCAGACTCAGTAAAAGTGGATTGCACTACCGTTGTTCTGTCTGGTGTTCATGGCATGGACCTTGACGGTATCTCCCCTGTTTGCTCCTATCGTGCATCCAGGAAAGGAGCTGCTGACCAGTAGACCTCTTCTGATTATATCCGAACTAGCAGTGATATTAATAATATGGAATCAATACTCTCATAAAACTTCAGTGTCAGAAATTGCCCCGTAGTAGTTGAATTATAGTCCTACTGGGAGTAAACCAAGTGAGAATGCGGAGGCTAGTATGCGTATCAAGTGAGTGACGAGGGAGCATACTTCGGCTATAGAGCAAACTAGCCCTCCGGCCAGGAATATCCAGCCCATTAAGGCGACCATGCTTCCTAGAAGGAGCTGCTGCAGGACCCTTTTAAAtcgacgagaatgagaataaCCGTGTAGCTGGATATGTATCTCTCGAAAGGTTCCGAAGAGAGGGGAACTATAAGATCCTTATTAACCTCAGACTCCATCCACAGCATCAAGTGAGCACCCGTCGGGCTTTTGCATAGCGTTTTCCCTCTCCACGATGTATTAATGCATATCTATGAGATATGGGACTACTAAGCCAACCATTGCTAAACCGGGTTACGCAGGGATGGAACTACAATTTTGACAATTTCACTTTACACGTGCGGCACTGGCAAGTACTGAATTTGTCCACTGAAAAATACTCTTTTGTACTTGCACATATCATATGCTTGCCGTAATTCTAACCAACACTTGCACGTCCCTCAGCCTGGATACGTGGCTACAGGAACTACTCGAGTGGGAAACTATACCTAACTCTCAAATGGGAAGTTGAGTTAAGGTATAAAGTCTTTTTAACCGGACGGTTAATGGAATAGCATAGGTTTAACCGGCGGGTAGCCGGTGAGGCTTGAAAAAATAATAAGGCACCTAACTAAGCCTATTTATAACAGCGGTCAAGTAGGGCTTCTAATTATACTGCCAGTAGACAGTAACCCTGAATAGTGCAGTAATCTGGTTAGCAACCGTCGGCTTAGAAGCATCTTTCAAACTCGTAAAGTGTAAGTGTGCTTGTTCTTGCTCGGAAGGCTTTTCTAGATGACTCTGAGACGAAGTGACTGTATGTTGCCAGCTCTTAGTATCGCCATCATATTTACGAGTAGTATTGGTGTGATTTATGCTATAAGGGGAGGTTGGTTGGATTCCTCTTAATTTGCTTGAGTTGCTGgaatctatcaacatgactgCGGGAAGAAGATATCGCTTAGGAAGAATAGCGCTAGGCCTAATTTAGGCAGCGTCAACAATTTAAGTTATATCTTTTAGGAAATGGAATACCAAAGATCGACTGAGAAAAAACGTATAAGGAAAGCGAGCAGACCACAATGTCAAGGTTTGCCATGGATCAACGTGCGAACAGAATCGATGTCTTATATTCGGGGCCACTGAACTGTTGAACACCTCGGCAAAAATGGCGTAAATGCAGTCTCGAACTCTAAAACCGCGTTGAAGAATTCCGGTCCCTAACTAGTGCTGCCCCGGCTCAAATGTGGATTCTGTTAGTGGGTCTACGAGCCGATACGCATCTGCAACAGCGGTACTGAATCTGCAGAAACCATCGGAGCTGCCAAACCGCGCTTACTAACCGAGGTTGAACCGGGGGCAGGGAACTTCCGCTATATTACTGCAGCTAGACATCTCGTAAGTGCTTTACATACTCACTGCATAGTCGCTATCGGGTTGGTTCATAAAAAGGTAAGTTGCTGCTGGGTTTTTTACATAGGTTAATGCGGCAGCGGTTGCACATCTAAATCATAACCAGAGTAGGTAGGCGAAACATTCCGCACAATCGCGTGTCATATATTTTCAAATCTACTTCAAATACCAAAGAATCTGCATTTCAATAGAAAATTCAAATAACCTGATCATTAGGACCTCGGGAATTGCATAGCCTCGAATACCGCAGCTAGAGGACTTTAGTAGAGTGCGGAAGTACGCACTGGGCCAATAGATGGAAATCCCGCACTATTCAGAACCAGGACCAAACCATGAATGGCATTTGCTCCGCTATGGAATTGGATTCGACCAACAAAATGAGTAGCAAGTAGTCTAGTTTATGCAGTATACTGTGTAGTCCACAGTGTGTACAGTACCAGATCCAAACCAAGCCTATAAGGGCAACATCTCATTTACCACATTTAGTTTGGTGTAAGTAAGGGCTCGATTTGAACTAAGATCCTAGTTCGGAGCTTGTATAAAACGGCCCCCACGGTCAAGAACCGACAGGAGAGCATAAAATGCATAACACAGATCACGGAGAGAGAATAGAGAAGTATGATCCATTATAATAGTATTTACAATCTTTCCCTGAAAAGCAATACTATATAGATATTCCTAGGATTACTGTTATAAAAGACACTGCAGCGGTCTTCTAgtgaagctcgagaagaacTGTGGGTCGGATATTTATGATGGACCGTGACGTAAAATAAAGTATTAAACGGCAGTACTAAATAACACACAGTTCACGCAAGCCAATGCCGCCTGTATATTCCAAAGTGCTCACCAAAATATGCCCCCTGAAGATGTTCCACCATCATGGAAACCCCTGTGCCGGAAGAGCCGGATCCCATGGGGAATGATCCACAGTGGGCCCCAAAGTGAGGCTGATTCCAACTCCTGCAGTATGTACCTTTTCTCGATTGGTCAGGTTCGAAACTAATCTGTATAGTACCTTCTTTTCCTAAACGACCTGTCCTGTCACATCTCCCCTTGTGTCTCCATTTTCCAGCAACGACAAGATCTTGTCACTTTGCAAAAGACACTCTTCTTATGTCTCCACTTGGATCCATAACTTTGGGGGCTATTTTCTAGCAAAGGTTACATTGCAAGCCAAATCCAGCATGGTGTTGCGTCCCAAGGATTCAGCGTATATGCAGGTCGGCAGCAAGAAAGGGTTGGCAGCAAAAAAAGGTTGGgagcaagaaaaggtcgGCAGCAACAAAAGGGGCCAAAAAAGGGTATAAAGTGTAGAGTTCTGCCCTGGGAATTCAAGTCATCCAGTTCTCCAAGACCACTTCTTCTCTATCAAACTATCCATCATGCGTTTCACTACTGTCTTTGCCATGCTCGCGGCCGCTATGGGCGTTGTAGCAGAAGAGGCTATCAACATCAAGATCTGTAATGGTATCAACGAGGCCGGTGACTGTATCACCGCTAACGTTTACATTCAACACCAATGCTGTTCGTGACCTCCCTAAATGCAATCAACCACTGTGATTATAGCTAATTTATTGATCGCGTACAGACAACTTGAACGGTACTCCTGTCTCAAACAATGTCCGGTCTTTTACGATCCCAAGTGGTTACCGTTGCCGCTTCTGGTCGTATGTATTCCCTGCTTATGTTTTGGTAGGGAGATCCTGGCTGACTTGTGCTTTTTCTGTAGGTCCACTGCATGCAATGGCGGCGGTACTGGCGATGTCCAGAGCCCTGGCAGCAACCAGAACGGCCACCCCCAGGTCAACTCTGTCAAGTGTTACGCCAACTAGACCTAAGGTCGATTTGGGCTTTTTGAATGTCACCTG is a window from the Aspergillus oryzae RIB40 DNA, chromosome 6 genome containing:
- a CDS encoding uncharacterized protein (predicted protein), encoding MLSLAFLVYATGTLAAASVQYIQSQDFRIGVDPDTGAVLSIVNPSDNASMSWISGPDNAPWQPLGSRWGLGYADLGDLNRAFWNKPDLTLGDDHMTASYAMDKLNVSVTRWIDTSSKSFQECYSFLNTGDDALNLSDVGSESLGIYLPFNDHYTSTEDVLEHRAHAHIWASGESSSWVKLTRMGLRGPHLGLVLTEGALSGYSVESRNTVTLSNTRGFFLIHPKVPSLQSKETSQICWTMFWHDDWQDFFEQSLKRSDHFIHIEASPWTAVEGDTVNLTVFGRPGDSISFNGVDLPLHRETGLYSTSVQADKAGERQLTFTLRKGDRENNATVVLNTVQDIDQIIANRVKFITTKQQLNASFPDRSKAGAYAVYDNQMEGIASFETASDRNTGRERVGMGVLVARWLLNHSDVDVEKSLRIYYNYVNNKLQDPSGYVYDWPIGSKTASLRLYDWPWVMQLHLAMAKLGNEAVTSHGNYTATPVERLMSTMERFYTEGGETHYSIGLPIFESLTFLKAYGYRDAYQRALQLFTAHGKQIAKIGQNYPSSEVNYEQSIVAPAAIILLELYRSTGAKSWLEAAHAHFDRLEAFGGRQPDYHLHDIAIRHWDGYWFGKDRMWGDTFPHYWSTLTGIAMHHYANATENKTYKTRAEGILRANLALFTEEGRGHCAFIYPTTVDGRKGHYLDPYANDQEWALAHILQVRENH
- a CDS encoding epoxide hydrolase family protein (predicted hydrolases or acyltransferases (alpha/beta hydrolase superfamily)), producing MLLHLLFGLSVAVGLSAAERGLPFDFPFSQTPTRFNIRVDSELVDFAKSRAASYRPSYGISDEWTKEGPPAASMAELSTFWAEHYNWSEVEDRMNKRDHFSVVIPGAAGYTGDIPIHFVHHRSMNDSAIPLLLLHGWSSTHLEWDKIIDPLAQLFHLVTPDLPGYGFSPAPTESGMDARTMGAAYDVLMKELGYGTYGVVGTDVGYFVSSWMMSDVPDSIIGHFLDFMLVPPTQDDIDRYSGNQTTPEENAYLGSFTAFESDHSVYSAVQAQKPLALSLSMGDSPVGFAGWLWDLKYAGSDGYQYTMEELITEAFTLWIQAPYGAMRSYLETLIVSLGHTTSGSKSWNK
- a CDS encoding uncharacterized protein (predicted protein) — its product is MRFTTVFAMLAAAMGVVAEEAINIKICNGINEAGDCITANVYIQHQCYNLNGTPVSNNVRSFTIPSGYRCRFWSSTACNGGGTGDVQSPGSNQNGHPQVNSVKCYAN